One segment of Terriglobia bacterium DNA contains the following:
- a CDS encoding GNAT family N-acetyltransferase — MTIRKCVGIDELNACVALQKEVWNFSDLDLIPLRMFVVSQKIGGQTIGAFHGDDLVGFTFSIPGSRAGHAYLHSHMLAVRDSFRNHGLGRKLKLAQRDDAIQQGFELLEWTFDPLEIKNAHLNLSRLGAIARRYSVNHYGHSSSPLQGGLPTDRLVAEWWLKSKRVVNLLDKKQPPQFKVEKKIEVPAQIYAWKASPDDRPKAADVQKRNREQFLSAFSQGLSALGYERDAQDNGAFLLGRWDEDWSYATKDDE, encoded by the coding sequence ATCACCATCCGTAAATGCGTTGGCATAGATGAGCTTAATGCCTGCGTCGCGTTGCAGAAAGAAGTTTGGAATTTCAGTGATCTTGACCTCATACCGCTGCGCATGTTCGTAGTCAGCCAGAAAATTGGTGGGCAGACCATTGGAGCTTTTCATGGCGATGATCTTGTGGGCTTCACCTTTTCCATTCCGGGCAGCCGGGCCGGTCATGCCTACCTGCATTCGCACATGCTGGCTGTGCGCGACTCTTTCCGTAACCACGGCCTGGGCCGCAAACTAAAACTGGCGCAGCGTGACGATGCGATTCAGCAAGGCTTTGAACTGCTGGAGTGGACTTTCGATCCCCTGGAAATCAAGAACGCGCATCTCAACCTGTCTCGACTCGGGGCAATCGCGCGGCGTTACAGCGTGAACCATTACGGCCATTCCTCGTCGCCGCTACAGGGTGGGCTGCCCACCGATCGATTGGTAGCGGAGTGGTGGCTCAAGTCGAAACGCGTGGTCAATCTTCTGGACAAAAAGCAGCCGCCGCAATTCAAGGTAGAAAAGAAGATAGAGGTTCCTGCGCAGATTTATGCGTGGAAGGCTTCGCCCGATGATCGGCCCAAAGCAGCCGACGTGCAAAAGCGCAACCGAGAACAGTTTCTGTCCGCGTTTTCTCAGGGATTGTCTGCGTTGGGCTATGAGCGTGACGCACAGGATAACGGCGCGTTTCTGCTGGGCCGCTGGGATGAAGATTGGTCATATGCAACGAAGGATGACGAGTAG
- a CDS encoding 6-phosphofructokinase encodes MKIGILTGGGDCPGLNAVIRAIVRKGIFHHQDQFVGFMEGWRGVLENITRPLDLEAVKGILPQGGTILRTSRTNPSKKENGMERCIENLRKNGVEALIALGGDDTQSVSLKLFDRGVKVVAVPKTIDNDLTGTDLCFGFDTAVSIATEAIDRVHTTAEAHNRVIVVEVMGREAGWIALYSGVAGGADVILIPEQPFDIQEIADTIKQRHDRGRYFSIIVVAEGAKLANRIPETERRKTDEFGHVRLGGIGNTLAAEIEARTGFETRAVVLGHIQRGGSPTAFDRMLATRYGIGAIDLVHQGKFGRMVALKGNDISSVPIADAVAKTRYVSQEFIDIAEGLREKHSEEVSSS; translated from the coding sequence ATGAAGATTGGCATTCTTACCGGAGGCGGCGATTGTCCGGGGCTGAACGCGGTAATTCGCGCTATTGTTCGCAAGGGCATTTTTCATCATCAGGACCAGTTCGTTGGTTTTATGGAAGGCTGGCGCGGAGTGCTGGAAAATATCACGCGCCCGCTCGACCTGGAAGCGGTAAAAGGGATACTGCCACAGGGCGGCACGATATTGCGCACCTCGCGCACCAATCCATCCAAAAAAGAAAATGGCATGGAGCGCTGCATTGAAAACCTGAGGAAGAATGGAGTTGAAGCGTTGATCGCGCTGGGCGGCGACGACACGCAGTCCGTTTCATTGAAGCTTTTTGATCGCGGCGTGAAAGTGGTGGCCGTCCCCAAGACCATTGACAATGACCTTACCGGCACCGACCTCTGTTTTGGCTTTGACACCGCTGTGAGCATCGCCACGGAGGCCATTGACCGCGTTCACACCACGGCGGAAGCGCACAATCGCGTGATCGTGGTGGAAGTCATGGGGCGCGAAGCCGGCTGGATCGCTCTTTATAGCGGCGTGGCGGGCGGGGCCGATGTAATCCTGATTCCTGAGCAGCCGTTTGACATCCAGGAGATTGCCGACACCATCAAACAGCGCCACGATCGCGGACGCTACTTCAGCATCATTGTGGTGGCGGAAGGCGCGAAGCTTGCCAACCGGATTCCGGAAACTGAGCGCAGAAAGACAGACGAGTTTGGACACGTGCGTCTTGGCGGCATCGGCAATACGCTGGCGGCTGAAATTGAGGCCCGCACCGGCTTTGAGACGCGCGCTGTAGTGCTTGGTCACATCCAGCGTGGCGGTTCGCCCACGGCTTTCGATCGGATGCTGGCCACTCGCTACGGCATTGGCGCCATTGACCTGGTGCATCAAGGCAAGTTCGGCCGCATGGTGGCGCTCAAGGGGAATGACATCAGTTCTGTTCCCATCGCTGACGCCGTGGCCAAGACGCGCTATGTGAGCCAGGAGTTCATTGATATTGCGGAAGGCCTGCGCGAAAAGCATTCTGAAGAGGTTTCCAGTTCCTGA
- a CDS encoding TIGR03663 family protein, translating into MTQLSAKTRKRRSRTRSNIPIVSQELAGERDGWWWGSMVVLLAAALLRLIFLTQKPLHHDEGVNGLFLVNLFRTGYYHYDPSNYHGPSLYYLAVIPTAINNVFHWGHGLSTVAIRLVTAVFGVGVIWLMLCLRRYLGSAAAFAAAALATVSPGFVFFSRYFIHEILFVFFSLGVIVAWLWYRDTGKPRYLMLASASAAMLFATKETWIITAAVWLIAIPCTMIFLRLRNRADVVPPLLPEHEWDSDASNTKKLYLQATTLFIAIAVLLYSSFFTNPRGILDSVLTFTYWTKTGRTGIYNREWSTYFSWMWQEEAPVLVLGLMGTAVALVRARSYLTVFCAFWSIGIFTAYSLVPYKTPWLALSIILPLAIMAGDLIGQAYQTGTRAFTAVIAGAAVLFSLYQAIDISFVNYDNDSYAYIYAHTKRDFLGLVNEIDAIAAANPAKRDIGITVVSPEHWPLPWYLREYKNVGYWGHIVDTHEPIVIALQPQVPEVERQLGKQYRQYSTHELRPGNTLVMFVRKDIHL; encoded by the coding sequence ATGACACAGCTTTCCGCCAAGACCCGCAAACGCAGGTCACGCACGCGATCGAATATTCCGATTGTGTCGCAAGAACTGGCAGGCGAACGTGATGGCTGGTGGTGGGGCAGCATGGTTGTTCTTCTTGCTGCTGCTTTGCTGCGGCTGATTTTTCTCACGCAAAAACCGTTGCATCACGATGAAGGCGTCAACGGGCTGTTTCTGGTCAACCTGTTCCGCACCGGCTATTACCATTACGATCCCAGCAATTATCACGGCCCATCGCTTTATTACCTGGCCGTGATCCCCACGGCCATCAACAATGTATTTCACTGGGGACATGGACTCAGCACAGTTGCCATCCGGCTAGTGACTGCCGTCTTCGGCGTGGGTGTGATATGGCTCATGCTCTGCCTGCGCCGATACCTGGGCTCTGCAGCTGCATTTGCAGCCGCTGCCCTTGCCACCGTTTCACCCGGTTTTGTTTTCTTCTCGCGCTATTTCATCCATGAAATCTTGTTTGTGTTCTTCTCTCTGGGAGTGATCGTGGCGTGGCTCTGGTATCGCGATACAGGCAAACCGCGTTACCTGATGCTGGCTTCCGCTTCCGCCGCGATGCTTTTCGCGACCAAGGAAACCTGGATCATTACTGCCGCGGTCTGGCTCATTGCTATTCCCTGCACGATGATTTTCTTGCGATTGCGGAATCGTGCGGATGTAGTACCACCATTGCTACCGGAGCATGAGTGGGACAGCGATGCCAGCAACACAAAGAAGCTTTATCTGCAAGCCACCACGCTTTTTATCGCCATAGCGGTCCTGCTCTATTCCTCTTTCTTCACCAATCCCAGAGGCATTCTGGATTCGGTGTTGACGTTTACCTACTGGACCAAAACAGGACGAACGGGGATCTACAACCGTGAATGGTCAACATATTTTTCCTGGATGTGGCAGGAAGAAGCGCCGGTCCTGGTGCTGGGATTGATGGGAACCGCTGTTGCCCTGGTCCGCGCGCGCAGCTATCTCACGGTGTTCTGCGCTTTCTGGTCGATAGGAATTTTCACGGCATACTCGCTTGTTCCTTATAAAACTCCATGGCTGGCGCTGAGCATTATTCTGCCGCTCGCTATCATGGCAGGAGACCTGATCGGCCAGGCTTACCAGACGGGAACTCGCGCCTTTACGGCGGTCATTGCCGGGGCGGCAGTTTTGTTTTCTCTCTATCAGGCGATCGACATCAGTTTTGTCAATTACGACAATGACTCTTACGCCTACATTTATGCGCACACAAAACGGGATTTTCTGGGGCTGGTAAATGAAATTGATGCCATTGCGGCCGCAAATCCGGCAAAGAGAGATATTGGGATCACTGTGGTGTCGCCTGAGCATTGGCCGCTGCCGTGGTATCTGCGGGAATACAAAAACGTGGGCTACTGGGGACATATCGTTGATACCCATGAGCCGATTGTGATCGCCTTACAACCGCAAGTTCCTGAAGTGGAGCGGCAACTAGGCAAACAGTACCGCCAGTACAGCACACACGAGCTGCGGCCCGGCAATACTCTCGTGATGTTTGTGCGCAAAGATATCCATCTGTGA
- a CDS encoding TlpA family protein disulfide reductase, whose protein sequence is MLYIGVMPKAQTIAIVLVLFVAALMSAQQATSPQQTTNPQQAAPSLKLHDLKGTPHSLDDYRGKPVLLNFWATWCVPCAAEMPLLSEMQKQYQGKVLFIAASIDDEDMKPQIEAFIKKHQGEALTVMMGATLDSLDDFGVNQGMPATVLIDADGKIVDRMTGALKRPDLEQRLRKLAGEPESGPTPKARKPVSSVKK, encoded by the coding sequence GTGTTATATATAGGCGTGATGCCGAAGGCCCAGACCATTGCGATAGTGCTTGTGTTGTTCGTCGCTGCGCTCATGAGCGCACAGCAAGCCACAAGCCCCCAACAGACCACGAACCCACAACAAGCTGCGCCCAGCCTTAAGCTGCATGACCTGAAAGGCACGCCGCACTCATTGGACGACTATCGCGGGAAGCCCGTGCTGCTGAACTTCTGGGCCACATGGTGCGTACCTTGCGCCGCTGAAATGCCGTTGCTGAGCGAGATGCAGAAGCAATACCAGGGTAAGGTCCTGTTCATCGCTGCGTCAATCGATGATGAAGACATGAAGCCCCAGATTGAAGCCTTCATCAAGAAGCACCAGGGCGAAGCGCTGACCGTGATGATGGGCGCAACGCTCGACAGCCTGGATGACTTTGGCGTGAACCAGGGAATGCCGGCGACGGTCCTTATCGATGCCGATGGAAAAATCGTTGACAGGATGACGGGCGCGCTGAAGCGGCCGGATCTTGAACAACGATTGCGGAAGCTGGCTGGGGAGCCAGAATCAGGCCCAACGCCAAAGGCAAGAAAGCCAGTTAGTTCTGTCAAAAAATAA
- the menC gene encoding o-succinylbenzoate synthase, whose protein sequence is MKVESITLREIHMPLVHFFETSFGRTTERRILLLTIHTDGPEGWGECVAGEDPFYSEESIDTAWYVTERYLAPALLGKKIDRAGEAVALFGKVRGHRMAKGAVENALWDAEAQARNLPLWQLLGGTQKEIPCGVSIGIQNSHEQLLEKIETELAGGYRRIKVKCKPGWDVEVFEKIRARWPQIVLSCDANSAYTLDQVEHLKKFDAFNLLMIEQPLWHDDFYFHARLQKQLKSSICLDEAIHSWRDAQAALELGACKIINIKVGRVGGFSEAVAVHNVAHRGGIPVWCGGMLETGIGRSHNIALSTLENFTLPGDVSASKRYWKEDIIEPAVEVSPQGFIKVPETPGRGFKIKTDLIENLTVRKQTLKASN, encoded by the coding sequence TTGAAAGTCGAATCCATAACTTTGCGCGAGATTCACATGCCGCTGGTCCATTTCTTTGAGACCAGCTTTGGCCGCACCACGGAGCGACGCATCCTCTTGCTGACCATTCATACTGACGGGCCGGAAGGCTGGGGAGAATGCGTCGCGGGTGAAGATCCTTTTTATAGTGAAGAGTCTATCGATACTGCCTGGTATGTCACCGAGCGCTATCTTGCCCCGGCGCTGCTGGGCAAAAAGATTGATCGTGCCGGCGAGGCCGTTGCGTTGTTCGGCAAAGTCCGCGGACATCGCATGGCCAAGGGCGCGGTAGAAAACGCACTCTGGGATGCGGAAGCCCAGGCGCGCAATCTTCCGCTTTGGCAGTTACTGGGCGGAACGCAGAAAGAAATTCCGTGTGGCGTCTCGATAGGTATCCAAAATTCGCACGAGCAACTGCTGGAGAAAATCGAAACGGAGCTTGCAGGGGGCTACCGGCGCATCAAGGTCAAGTGCAAACCGGGCTGGGACGTTGAGGTCTTCGAGAAAATCCGCGCACGCTGGCCGCAGATCGTGCTCAGTTGCGACGCCAATTCCGCTTACACGCTCGACCAGGTCGAGCACCTGAAAAAGTTTGACGCTTTCAACCTGCTTATGATCGAGCAACCGCTCTGGCATGACGATTTTTACTTTCACGCGCGCCTGCAAAAACAACTGAAGTCCAGCATCTGCCTGGATGAAGCCATCCACAGCTGGCGCGACGCGCAAGCCGCGCTGGAGCTGGGCGCCTGCAAGATCATCAACATTAAAGTGGGTCGCGTCGGCGGATTCAGTGAGGCCGTCGCCGTTCACAACGTGGCCCATCGTGGCGGCATTCCCGTGTGGTGCGGCGGCATGCTGGAAACCGGCATCGGACGATCACACAACATTGCGCTCTCCACGCTCGAAAACTTCACCTTGCCCGGCGACGTCTCGGCTTCAAAGCGCTACTGGAAAGAAGACATTATCGAACCGGCGGTCGAAGTTTCGCCGCAAGGATTCATCAAAGTGCCGGAGACACCCGGCCGGGGGTTCAAGATCAAGACCGATCTGATTGAGAACCTGACAGTTCGCAAGCAGACTTTGAAAGCCAGCAATTAG
- a CDS encoding helix-turn-helix domain-containing protein gives MRVIEKAVDGRLSVREAAGLLQRSERQVQRLKRRYRPDSADWVRHGNRGKPRTWALDQSLRQRVLELATGKYAGFNDSHLRQKLVDNGHSFFGLETQNQTAPHL, from the coding sequence ATGCGAGTGATTGAAAAAGCAGTGGACGGGCGGCTGAGCGTACGCGAAGCCGCCGGTCTACTGCAGCGCAGTGAACGCCAGGTGCAGCGCCTCAAGCGCCGTTACCGGCCCGACTCCGCCGACTGGGTGCGGCATGGCAATCGTGGTAAACCCAGGACCTGGGCCCTGGATCAATCCCTGCGTCAGCGCGTGTTGGAATTAGCTACGGGCAAGTATGCCGGCTTCAATGACTCTCATTTGCGGCAAAAGTTGGTCGACAACGGCCATTCTTTCTTCGGCCTTGAAACGCAAAACCAAACCGCCCCGCATTTATAA
- a CDS encoding ABC transporter permease, with translation MRSFLQDLRFGARMLRKNPGFAIAAICTLALGIGGNTAIFTITSSVLLKALPYDSPQQLISIDVQSKDGQSHCCSLNRFDSVHDHSQSFSGVVAATNDNFNLTGRGEPLQVPSARVSADFFQVLGVKPQLGRFFQPDEGQPAGKPVIVISDSLWHTRFGGDPNVTNETVALDGNPYSIIGVLPAGIQFPFLAPAEIWSPRYFEHSLFTPQRLRQGVGYLSIIARLRPGVSRERAEAELTVLDQQFQKDNPGAPDAKPGLSMVVTDLQDSVVANIRGKLLILSIAVGVVLLIACANVASLLLSRALSRRKEIAVRAALGAQRSVLIAQLLTESVLLAFLGGLLGLGLSWAATRYFTTLADNALPRGIPIGMDARVLLFMAAISVLTGILFGIFPALHLSKTNVNQTLRDEGRGSTGGHSSMQLRSLLVVGQVTLSLILMIAAGLLIRSFSRLLHVDPGFDPQNVLTMNISLPTVKYADAQKQVAFFDDLLRRVSALPGVRSTAISAALPLVPKRITPVLPEGQPEVPLAERPFIIIEAISPDWFKTLHVPLLAGREFTDADKAGSPNVVIVNQALARRYWPNQNPVGKHIIMGRQPASEVVGVAADVNNRGLALDPAIQLYFPFSQLPWGNMNLLVRTASEPHGMVSAVRAQVAAIDSDQPVTNIQTLNELMDSSRADPRLFLSLLGVLSAMALVLAIIGIYGVLAYSVAQRRQELGIRLALGAEKADILRMVVGYGLKLAVIGIAIGLVVSLALSWVMASTLAGLLYKISARDLTTFVLAPLAFLLISLVASYLPARRATEVDPNEALRGS, from the coding sequence ATGCGCTCATTCCTCCAGGATCTACGTTTTGGCGCGCGCATGCTGCGCAAAAATCCGGGCTTTGCCATTGCCGCCATCTGCACGCTGGCGCTTGGTATCGGCGGCAATACGGCCATTTTTACCATTACCAGTTCTGTGTTGCTGAAAGCTCTGCCTTACGACTCACCGCAACAACTGATCTCGATCGACGTCCAAAGTAAGGATGGGCAGTCCCACTGTTGCAGCCTGAACCGCTTTGACAGCGTGCATGACCACAGCCAGTCTTTTTCCGGAGTTGTGGCAGCGACCAATGACAACTTCAATCTCACCGGTCGCGGCGAGCCGCTGCAAGTGCCTTCAGCACGAGTTTCTGCCGATTTCTTTCAGGTGCTGGGAGTCAAGCCGCAACTGGGCCGCTTCTTCCAGCCGGATGAAGGCCAGCCCGCCGGCAAGCCGGTGATCGTGATCAGTGACTCGCTCTGGCATACGCGCTTCGGCGGCGATCCTAACGTAACCAATGAGACGGTGGCGCTGGATGGGAATCCATACAGCATCATTGGGGTGTTGCCCGCGGGAATTCAGTTTCCTTTCCTTGCGCCGGCTGAAATCTGGAGCCCGCGGTATTTTGAGCATTCGCTATTTACGCCGCAACGGCTGCGGCAGGGCGTCGGCTATCTCAGCATCATTGCCCGGCTGCGTCCGGGTGTCTCGCGGGAGCGTGCGGAAGCGGAATTAACTGTTCTGGACCAGCAATTTCAGAAAGATAATCCTGGCGCTCCCGACGCCAAGCCCGGTCTCTCGATGGTCGTCACTGATTTACAGGACTCGGTGGTCGCCAACATTCGGGGAAAGCTCTTGATATTGTCAATCGCGGTGGGCGTGGTGTTGCTGATTGCCTGTGCGAACGTTGCCAGCCTGCTGCTCTCGCGCGCACTCTCGCGGAGAAAAGAAATTGCGGTTCGCGCTGCTCTGGGCGCGCAACGCAGCGTCCTGATCGCTCAACTATTGACGGAAAGTGTGCTGCTCGCTTTTCTGGGCGGATTGCTGGGACTAGGCTTGAGTTGGGCAGCAACGCGATACTTTACGACGTTGGCCGATAATGCCCTGCCGCGCGGAATTCCCATCGGCATGGACGCACGCGTGCTGCTTTTTATGGCCGCGATCTCGGTCCTTACCGGCATTCTCTTCGGCATCTTCCCCGCGCTGCATCTCTCAAAGACAAACGTAAACCAAACGCTGCGCGATGAAGGCCGCGGTTCCACTGGCGGCCATAGCAGCATGCAGCTTCGCAGCCTGCTCGTGGTGGGACAGGTAACGCTCTCGTTGATTCTGATGATTGCGGCTGGCCTGCTGATACGAAGCTTTTCGCGGTTGCTGCATGTCGATCCCGGGTTTGATCCGCAAAATGTTTTGACGATGAACATCTCTCTGCCGACAGTGAAGTATGCCGACGCGCAAAAGCAAGTCGCGTTCTTTGACGACCTGCTGCGCCGCGTCTCTGCGCTGCCGGGAGTACGCTCCACTGCTATTTCGGCCGCGCTTCCATTGGTTCCAAAGCGCATCACGCCGGTTCTGCCGGAAGGCCAGCCCGAAGTCCCCCTGGCCGAGCGTCCTTTCATCATCATTGAGGCAATCAGTCCCGACTGGTTCAAGACCTTGCACGTTCCCCTGCTTGCGGGGAGAGAGTTTACGGATGCAGACAAGGCCGGCTCTCCCAACGTGGTGATTGTGAATCAAGCGCTGGCGCGCCGCTACTGGCCGAACCAGAATCCTGTTGGCAAGCACATCATCATGGGGCGGCAGCCTGCTTCTGAAGTGGTGGGCGTTGCCGCCGATGTGAACAATCGCGGCCTCGCTCTGGATCCCGCGATACAGCTCTATTTTCCGTTCTCGCAACTGCCGTGGGGGAATATGAATCTGCTGGTGCGCACAGCCAGCGAGCCTCATGGCATGGTGTCCGCTGTCCGGGCGCAAGTAGCTGCCATTGATTCTGACCAGCCGGTCACAAATATCCAAACACTGAACGAACTGATGGACAGCTCGCGCGCCGATCCGCGATTGTTCTTATCGTTGCTGGGAGTGCTCTCAGCGATGGCGTTGGTGCTGGCGATCATCGGCATTTACGGTGTACTGGCGTATTCAGTGGCGCAGCGCCGCCAGGAACTGGGAATCCGCCTTGCTCTGGGCGCGGAGAAGGCCGACATTCTGCGCATGGTCGTTGGCTATGGGCTGAAGCTTGCCGTCATCGGAATTGCTATTGGTCTGGTCGTGTCTCTGGCCCTGAGCTGGGTGATGGCCAGCACGCTCGCAGGATTGCTATACAAAATCAGCGCACGCGATTTGACCACGTTTGTGCTGGCTCCGCTGGCGTTCCTGCTGATTTCACTCGTGGCCAGCTATCTGCCCGCACGACGAGCGACGGAAGTGGACCCGAATGAGGCATTGCGGGGAAGTTAG
- the uvrB gene encoding excinuclease ABC subunit UvrB gives MDFRLASDYKPKGDQPNAIEELTRGIYAGEKHQVLLGVTGSGKTYTMAKVIEQLNRPALVLAHNKTLAAQLYHEFKQFFPSNAVEYFVSYYDYYQPEAYIPAGDVYIEKEATINDELDKLRLSATRSLFERRDCVIVASVSCIYGLGSPEAYYGMLLFLEKGQKIKRQDIFSKLVEILYERNDVDFKRGTFRVRGDVIEVFPTYDDNAYRIELFGDEVDSLSQIDPLFGTVKQKYTRLPIYPKSHYVMSNTTKNQAIGTILEELAWWEDVLLKEGRLVESQRIHQRTRFDLEMMKSVGYCHGIENYSRHFSGRKPGEPPPTLLDYVPRDFIMFIDESHQTVPQLHGMWHGDRSRKENLVQYGFRLPSALDNRPLKFEEFEERTNQIIYVSATPGPYELTKSAGVVVEQIIRPTGLVDPPVEIRPVKGQIDDLLHEIRDRVSKGERVLVTTLTKRMSEDLAEYYAEVGVRCRYMHSEIETLERIKLLRDLRKGEYDVLIGINLLREGLDLPEVSLVAILDADKEGFLRSSGSLIQTIGRCARNLEGRAILYADKMTDSMKRAMDETDRRRAIQVAYNQEHGITPESIIRPLSMSLAGIAESDYVDVTQASEGLPDFKSQEELDAYIAGMEADMREAAKKFEFEKAAKLRDTVRDLRTKEFLFT, from the coding sequence ATGGATTTTCGCTTAGCATCAGACTACAAGCCCAAAGGCGACCAGCCCAACGCCATTGAAGAGCTTACGCGCGGCATTTACGCCGGAGAAAAGCACCAGGTGCTGCTGGGCGTAACCGGCTCGGGCAAGACATACACCATGGCCAAGGTGATTGAGCAGCTCAATCGTCCGGCGCTCGTGCTGGCCCACAACAAAACGCTAGCGGCGCAGCTCTATCATGAGTTCAAGCAATTCTTCCCCTCGAATGCCGTTGAGTATTTCGTCTCCTACTATGACTACTACCAGCCGGAAGCCTACATTCCCGCGGGCGATGTCTATATCGAAAAAGAAGCGACCATCAATGACGAACTGGACAAGCTGCGCCTTTCCGCGACGCGATCTCTCTTTGAACGCCGAGACTGCGTCATCGTAGCGTCTGTGAGTTGCATTTACGGTCTGGGATCGCCGGAAGCGTACTACGGCATGCTGCTCTTTCTGGAAAAAGGCCAGAAGATCAAGCGGCAGGACATTTTCAGCAAGCTGGTGGAAATTCTCTACGAGCGCAATGATGTGGACTTTAAGCGCGGCACGTTCCGCGTGCGCGGCGATGTGATCGAGGTCTTCCCCACTTACGACGACAACGCTTACCGCATCGAGCTCTTTGGCGACGAAGTGGATTCGCTCTCGCAGATTGATCCGCTCTTCGGCACGGTAAAGCAGAAATACACGCGGCTTCCAATTTATCCCAAGAGCCATTACGTGATGTCAAATACCACCAAGAACCAGGCCATCGGCACCATTCTGGAAGAGCTGGCGTGGTGGGAAGATGTGCTGCTGAAAGAAGGCCGTCTGGTGGAGTCGCAGCGCATACACCAGCGCACGCGCTTTGACCTGGAGATGATGAAGTCCGTGGGCTACTGCCACGGCATTGAGAATTATTCTCGCCACTTCAGCGGACGCAAGCCCGGCGAGCCGCCGCCAACGCTGCTCGATTACGTTCCTCGCGATTTCATCATGTTCATCGACGAATCGCACCAGACCGTCCCGCAGCTGCATGGCATGTGGCACGGTGACCGCTCACGTAAAGAAAACCTGGTGCAGTATGGTTTCCGCCTGCCCTCGGCGCTCGATAACCGTCCGCTCAAGTTTGAGGAATTTGAAGAGCGCACCAACCAGATCATCTATGTCTCCGCCACGCCCGGCCCGTATGAGCTGACGAAATCCGCCGGCGTTGTTGTAGAACAAATTATTCGTCCCACCGGCCTCGTGGACCCCCCGGTGGAAATCCGCCCCGTCAAAGGCCAGATTGACGATCTTCTGCATGAAATTCGCGACCGCGTGAGCAAGGGCGAGCGCGTGCTGGTGACCACGCTCACCAAGCGCATGTCTGAAGATCTGGCGGAGTATTACGCCGAGGTTGGCGTGCGCTGCCGCTACATGCACTCTGAAATCGAAACGCTGGAGCGCATCAAGCTGCTGCGCGACCTGCGCAAGGGCGAGTATGACGTGCTGATCGGCATCAACCTCTTGCGCGAAGGCTTGGATCTGCCTGAGGTCTCGCTGGTGGCAATTCTCGACGCCGATAAAGAAGGCTTCCTCCGCTCGTCCGGATCTCTGATTCAGACAATTGGCCGCTGCGCCCGCAACTTGGAAGGCCGCGCCATTCTCTATGCCGACAAGATGACGGACTCCATGAAGCGCGCCATGGATGAAACCGACCGCCGCCGGGCAATTCAGGTGGCCTATAACCAGGAACACGGCATCACGCCGGAGTCGATCATCCGTCCGCTCTCCATGTCGCTGGCCGGAATTGCCGAATCAGATTATGTCGATGTGACGCAAGCCTCCGAAGGGCTGCCGGACTTCAAGTCGCAGGAAGAACTGGACGCCTACATCGCCGGCATGGAAGCCGATATGCGCGAGGCGGCCAAGAAATTTGAGTTTGAAAAAGCCGCCAAGCTGCGGGACACGGTGCGTGATTTGCGCACAAAAGAGTTTCTATTTACTTGA
- the mazG gene encoding nucleoside triphosphate pyrophosphohydrolase — protein sequence MTTGAKFERAKSIMARLRAPGGCPWDREQTFDTIKRYTLEETYEVLEAIDNRDWKELTGELGDLLLQVLFYAEMAEEQGSFTIDDVLDALSNKLIHRHPHVFGDTKADDSAQVLKNWEALKAEEKRKSLQTNGEAQQSGPALLLEGVSTKMPALQEAHKISSKAAHVGFDWPEMQGLFEKLTEETRELQEHLQGLLPTSSGKLEIPAELRDHVEGEVGDLFFVLVNIARYLSVDPESALRKTNRKFRRRFGWMEEQLQQQGRTLEQASLEEMEALWQQAKTLEVPKP from the coding sequence ATGACAACGGGTGCGAAATTTGAGCGGGCTAAGTCGATTATGGCCAGGTTACGGGCCCCCGGCGGCTGCCCCTGGGACCGTGAGCAAACTTTTGACACCATTAAGAGATATACCCTAGAAGAAACATACGAAGTTTTGGAAGCCATTGATAACAGAGACTGGAAAGAGCTTACCGGTGAACTCGGCGACCTCTTGTTGCAAGTACTCTTTTACGCTGAAATGGCAGAGGAACAGGGCTCTTTTACAATCGACGACGTGCTTGACGCTCTCAGCAACAAGCTGATTCATCGCCATCCGCATGTGTTTGGTGACACAAAAGCAGATGACTCTGCCCAGGTGCTTAAGAATTGGGAAGCGCTCAAGGCTGAAGAAAAGCGCAAAAGTTTGCAGACTAATGGTGAAGCCCAGCAGTCCGGTCCCGCCCTGCTGCTTGAGGGCGTTTCTACCAAGATGCCTGCTCTGCAGGAAGCTCACAAAATCAGCTCCAAGGCCGCGCATGTTGGGTTTGATTGGCCAGAGATGCAAGGCCTGTTTGAAAAACTTACTGAAGAGACACGGGAGTTACAGGAACATCTGCAAGGCTTATTGCCAACCAGTTCTGGGAAGCTAGAAATTCCCGCGGAACTGCGTGACCATGTCGAAGGTGAGGTCGGCGATCTGTTTTTTGTGCTTGTGAATATTGCCCGCTATCTTTCCGTTGATCCTGAATCTGCTCTGCGCAAAACCAATAGAAAATTCCGCCGCCGCTTTGGCTGGATGGAAGAGCAGCTTCAGCAACAGGGTAGAACGCTGGAGCAAGCGAGTCTGGAAGAAATGGAGGCCCTGTGGCAGCAGGCCAAAACCCTGGAGGTACCAAAGCCTTGA